A part of Paraburkholderia largidicola genomic DNA contains:
- a CDS encoding DUF305 domain-containing protein, translating to MIAGACVPASTAGAVDVEAGEAPFLSENDKAMTKMMDDMSIKPTGDVDRDFVAMMAPHHQGAIDMAQAELRYGHNERLRRIAQEIVVEQQQGIVAMRLALGQPLPAPAPAPDQATPASIPAPLHSTSPTHMNMQKEP from the coding sequence ATGATAGCGGGTGCATGTGTTCCCGCCTCAACGGCTGGCGCTGTCGATGTGGAAGCCGGAGAAGCGCCCTTTCTCTCCGAAAACGACAAGGCGATGACGAAAATGATGGACGACATGTCCATCAAACCGACAGGCGACGTCGACCGGGACTTCGTGGCGATGATGGCACCGCACCATCAGGGCGCAATCGACATGGCGCAAGCCGAACTGCGCTACGGACACAACGAACGATTGCGTCGCATCGCCCAGGAGATCGTGGTCGAGCAACAGCAGGGAATCGTCGCAATGCGGCTCGCGCTGGGTCAGCCATTGCCCGCTCCTGCCCCTGCGCCGGACCAGGCTACGCCGGCATCGATCCCCGCGCCACTGCATTCGACCTCCCCGACTCACATGAACATGCAGAAGGAGCCATGA
- a CDS encoding TetR/AcrR family transcriptional regulator — translation MTAIAARAKSSIGSLYQFFPTKEQIAGTLIEHYVTEIEAAFERLREEVSSLDVSTVAGTLTTLFATFRKRHPAFVTLADVHDVVLPGANGVRERLRKGIASVLAALAPGLSAKEALFRAVIVQHLMKAAVTLSHDASVSDRNAAILEFQRVMQHYLEDMMAAARGEPASETQRGAASKERSSAASSPKTKAKGKPGV, via the coding sequence ATGACGGCGATCGCCGCGCGCGCGAAGTCATCGATTGGTTCGCTCTACCAGTTCTTTCCGACAAAAGAGCAGATCGCAGGCACGCTGATCGAACACTATGTGACCGAGATCGAGGCAGCATTTGAGCGGCTGCGCGAGGAAGTGTCGTCGCTCGACGTGTCGACCGTTGCCGGCACGCTGACGACACTGTTTGCGACGTTTCGCAAGAGGCATCCCGCCTTCGTGACGCTGGCCGATGTGCACGATGTCGTGCTGCCCGGCGCCAATGGCGTGCGCGAAAGATTGCGCAAAGGGATCGCGTCTGTCTTGGCCGCACTCGCCCCGGGACTTTCCGCGAAAGAGGCGCTGTTCCGGGCCGTGATCGTCCAGCATTTGATGAAGGCGGCTGTCACGCTTAGCCACGACGCGAGCGTGAGCGACAGGAACGCGGCGATCCTGGAGTTCCAGCGCGTGATGCAGCATTACCTCGAGGACATGATGGCGGCGGCGCGCGGCGAACCGGCGAGTGAGACGCAACGGGGCGCTGCATCGAAAGAGCGCTCTAGTGCGGCCAGCAGTCCGAAGACCAAGGCGAAGGGGAAGCCGGGCGTGTAG
- a CDS encoding hydrolase, translating to MQKLDPKTTALVLIDLQQGILGFGKAPRSGEAVVTAAAALAKRFREVDAPVVLVRVGWSADFGDALKQPVDQPAALPPGGLPANWWDFPAELAVEEHDIKITKRQWSAFYGTELDLQLRRRGIQTIVLGGISTNIGVESTARAAHEHGYSLVLVEDAMSCTAPEHHQASLDFIFPRLGLVRRSADVLSALAD from the coding sequence ATGCAAAAACTCGACCCCAAGACGACAGCGCTCGTTCTGATCGATCTCCAGCAGGGCATTCTCGGCTTCGGCAAAGCACCTCGTTCCGGTGAAGCCGTCGTGACCGCGGCTGCCGCGCTCGCGAAGCGCTTTCGCGAAGTGGACGCGCCCGTCGTGCTGGTCCGCGTGGGCTGGAGCGCCGATTTCGGCGACGCACTGAAGCAGCCCGTCGATCAACCCGCAGCACTCCCACCTGGCGGATTGCCCGCGAACTGGTGGGATTTCCCCGCAGAACTGGCCGTGGAAGAGCACGACATCAAGATCACGAAGCGCCAATGGAGCGCTTTCTATGGCACCGAACTCGATCTGCAATTGAGGCGCCGCGGCATCCAGACCATTGTGCTCGGTGGGATTTCGACGAATATCGGCGTCGAGTCGACGGCCCGTGCCGCGCACGAACACGGTTACTCGCTGGTGCTCGTCGAGGACGCCATGAGCTGCACTGCGCCCGAGCATCATCAGGCATCGCTCGATTTCATCTTTCCGAGGCTCGGCCTGGTGCGCCGATCTGCCGATGTACTGAGCGCACTGGCCGACTGA
- a CDS encoding YncE family protein: protein MKTTSIAATTLAALMLAALQPASAGQVPGLQSDPDIPITHRDRVYAAEQFSNTVSVIDPADNHLVGLVRLGDPTPANFSPLYHGQVLVHGMGFSPDHRTLAVVSIGSNSVTFIDTQTNAIKHVSYVGRSPHEAFFTRDGNEVWVTVRGENYVDVLDGKTFKEKTRITVPAGPGMQIFSPDGKYGYVCSSFNPEIEVISVADHRIVGKVRQESPFCPDLAATPDGRQVWFTLKDVGKIQVFDARPPFASLTTIETGPITNHVNIVRNANGMFAYVTVGGLNQVKVFRTDDFSQVATIPVGNLPHGIWPSGDGSRVYVGLENDDAMTVIDTLANKVIANVPIGQAPQAVAYVPNAVPEGDGTANTQPLGLAGQTTHLAMKAVATGKPADAAGVPTTVTLFDQGLIQVLQAAVTGLEPRQPYVLCLSDKPDGSGTVEPLADFMTNGAGAAIVTALGQIRQLVAPETGAAGDRRRYLMIAPHVAGKRGAVVQVQAL, encoded by the coding sequence ATGAAAACCACGTCCATCGCAGCGACGACACTCGCGGCTCTCATGCTCGCCGCGCTGCAGCCAGCCTCGGCAGGTCAGGTACCCGGTTTGCAGTCGGATCCGGATATCCCCATCACCCATCGTGATCGCGTGTACGCGGCCGAGCAGTTTTCCAACACAGTCTCTGTGATCGACCCGGCCGACAACCACCTGGTCGGCCTGGTTCGCCTCGGCGATCCGACGCCGGCAAACTTCAGCCCGCTATATCACGGCCAGGTGCTGGTGCACGGCATGGGTTTTTCACCGGACCACCGCACACTCGCGGTGGTATCGATCGGCTCCAATTCCGTCACGTTCATCGATACGCAGACGAACGCGATCAAACATGTCAGCTATGTCGGCCGATCGCCGCACGAAGCGTTCTTCACGCGCGACGGCAACGAGGTGTGGGTGACGGTGCGCGGCGAGAACTATGTCGACGTGCTCGACGGCAAGACGTTCAAGGAGAAGACACGCATTACCGTTCCCGCGGGCCCGGGCATGCAGATATTCTCGCCCGACGGCAAGTATGGCTACGTATGTTCTTCGTTCAACCCGGAGATCGAAGTCATTTCGGTGGCGGACCACAGGATCGTCGGCAAGGTCAGGCAGGAAAGCCCGTTCTGCCCGGACCTCGCCGCGACGCCGGACGGCAGGCAGGTATGGTTCACGCTAAAAGATGTCGGCAAGATTCAGGTGTTCGATGCCCGACCGCCGTTTGCGTCGTTGACGACGATCGAAACCGGGCCCATCACGAACCACGTCAACATCGTGCGCAACGCGAATGGCATGTTTGCCTATGTGACCGTAGGTGGCCTGAATCAGGTCAAGGTGTTCCGCACCGACGACTTCTCGCAGGTCGCAACGATTCCGGTCGGCAACCTGCCGCATGGGATCTGGCCATCGGGCGACGGCAGCCGCGTCTACGTCGGCCTCGAAAACGACGACGCAATGACCGTCATCGATACGCTGGCGAACAAGGTCATTGCCAACGTACCGATCGGACAGGCACCGCAGGCGGTAGCTTATGTGCCGAACGCGGTGCCCGAAGGCGACGGTACGGCGAACACGCAGCCGCTTGGCCTGGCGGGACAGACCACGCACCTCGCAATGAAAGCCGTCGCAACAGGCAAACCCGCTGACGCTGCCGGTGTGCCCACCACCGTCACACTGTTCGATCAGGGATTGATTCAGGTGCTGCAGGCCGCTGTCACCGGGCTGGAGCCCAGACAGCCCTACGTGCTGTGTCTTTCGGACAAGCCCGACGGCAGCGGCACCGTGGAACCGCTGGCCGACTTCATGACCAACGGAGCCGGCGCAGCCATCGTCACCGCGCTGGGCCAGATCCGCCAACTGGTCGCACCCGAAACGGGCGCAGCGGGCGACAGGCGTCGTTATCTGATGATCGCTCCACACGTTGCGGGGAAACGTGGCGCGGTGGTCCAGGTGCAAGCGCTTTAG